The Anas platyrhynchos isolate ZD024472 breed Pekin duck chromosome 1, IASCAAS_PekinDuck_T2T, whole genome shotgun sequence genomic sequence tctaaacttttgggtagacctgtgcggtgccaggagttggacttgatgatccttatgggtcccttccaactcgggatattctatgattctataaatagtgcagtcagaggtcatggggctagatttagaaaagtcctgcataaagaagggatctcagaaaagaaaatttaaataacattaatatcaagaaaaggaattctgattgctacattctttatctgtcatgactagacagatgaaaatctatgatggcaagtttgcctttaaggtcattttcttttttattcatatcttttatttattagtatttatttttttaacaggctctgtactaatgttcctcacagaatgactaacagaaatatgaccttCGTGCAAATTTTGTAGTTATttcattaggtcaactctaaccactaagccccttgtcaggttatttctactagtgataaggagcaattgaccttaaaactttgaagccaggtagacgagcttattccacaaggtctcttggttCCACCCTTGTTGAGTGAAACCggccaggtgtgggtcatttgacctttgctatataggaagcctgaggaggggtggggggaattGCCTCCCCCAGGAAAGACTGAGGCTTAGGTTGCCTAGGGTATTTTGCTCTTGTGGTGAATTGGGCTCAGCGTTCCCCAGtaggctgcttttctttcatgttttctgcaCCCTCTCTGTGCAATAgttttagagactctatgagACAGTTACATTGGTGGTTCCTTCTTCAGTAAAACGCTGGTGGCACTATTTCACAGCGAAGCACTTTGGAAGTGACTCAAGTTCAGAAGACtacaggtaagtgttcctgggttctgtggttgttactgttgagtacttccttcaccttgtctgttttctgtgaaattacTTAAGTGAATTCTAAGCACCATTCCaagcactggggaaaaaaaaaaaaaaggcctcctACACCCAAGTGCACACAGGTAAGCCTGATATTGAGAAATgttcttaagtatttggaagattgaaAAATGGGCTGTGCGAAAAAGGTACCTTAAAGTGAATGCAGAATTTGCATTGTGGTAAGTAGAAACAGACTGGGATGGATATGGGGTGCTGAGCGGTGGTAGGGGCGCCCCAAccatttggttttgtgttttattttccagaaacagaATTTGGACACATTCAGCAGCTTTCTGTTAGGCTCTTATCGCTCCCATGAGTTAGGATTACTCTGCATTGCTTATGATAGTTcattacagaactcattgaggTAAATGGAATGAGTGTCttcaaaaatttttaaaaatctgactGCATCTCAGGACATATAAttgtgatattttctttttttataggTAGGCTTCTTGATGCTATTGACAAGGAAGGCTTGAAGAATAccacatttgtttattttgcatctGATCACGGTGGATCTGTACAGGCTTACAGAGGAAATGCCCGCTTAGGTGGATGGAATGGGATCTATAAAGGTAAAATCTTGGCAGCATGTGCATGCATAAAACTAcctattagaaataaatataatagataaatgaataaataaaatagataaataaatagaataaaatatgtCCAGCTATTTTTACaaagtgtagtgggtttacgtggcaaggctttggtagcagggggccataggggtggtttctgtgagaaagatctagaagccgccccatgtttgggaagggccccattgttttccaaatctgagccaataagcgatgttgttttgtgcctctgtgagagcatatttaagacagggaaaaaacgctgcgccacacagcagccgggagagtcaagggagtgagaaacagccttgcaggtgccaaggtcagtgtagaaggagggggagaggtgctccaggcgccggagcagaagtcccctgtggcctgtggtgaggaccatggtgaagcaggatgtccccctgcagcccatggagtaccacggtggagcagggtttcacgctgcagcccgtggaggagaccaccgtggagcaggtggccctgcaccgacggaggctgccgcctgtggaagacccctgccggagcagattccgggccggacctgtagcccgtggagaggagaccacgcaggagcaggtgatctggcaggagctgctgcccgtaggggagccaggttggagcagttttctcctgagggatggaccccgtggtacggacccatatctggagcagttctggaagagctgctgcctgtgggaagcccacgccggatcagttcgtcaaggactgcatcccgtgggtgggaccccacagcacaggggatgagagtgaccgagaaggagcagcagagaagaagtgctgtagactgaccataacccccattcccccgttcccctgcgccgctcggggggaggaggtggaagagggtggatggggggggaggtgcttttggtttctttcctttgtttctcacttctctagcttgttagtaatgagcaataaatcttactatctgtcttcttatgctgagtctggtttgcccgttacactaattattgcgtgattttctcgtccttatctcaatccttgagcccctttcacatattttctccccattcctctttgaggagggagagtgagagagcggctgtggtggagctcggctgcccactcgagcggaaccacgacaaaaAGGTATTTACAAAGCAACATGCTGGAATGAAAATCTTAGTTTGTAGGGCTGGAGCAACTTCAGGGCATCAGCTAGTCAGCCTTCAGTTCCTAGACAAGATCTCTTTCACCAAAGCTGCTCCTGACAGCTACATTGTCGTATCTATTCTTGAAGACGTTCAGCGATTCCCCAAGTACTCATTTGCATTGTCAATGCTActagatttgtttgtttgtttcctggtaTTTACCTTTCCTTGCTTCAGATTATGCAGAAGCTCTTTCCTTATTCACCaatctaaattattttatttgacatGATTTCATCTTGGCAGAACTATTACTGATATGCTAATTTCCTTCTACATGCGTAAAAGTTATATGATTATTGATTGCAATATTTATTCAGGCAGTCTACTgctatttgttttggtttgttctgctttgttttccaagatAGACACCACAGCTTGCCTTTTTCCAGTCTGATACCTCAGCAAATCTCCACAACTCAAACAAAACAACTCTTCATCAACTAGTGCTATGAATGCTCCAAACATTCATCAGGTTCAGACTGTTTGAAAACATCTGCCCTTAGTCAAGGCCTAATGGATGCCTAATGGATGACAGGGTAAACTCTTTGTTACTTGGTAACAAGCCAGGTTTGTGTATTAAAGACTCATACAGAAGCATCATTAAAATCAGtcaatatttcagttttctttcctgatttGTTCTTGTTTCCCAATGAATAGCAACCAgtacttttgcctttttttttgccatgatACTTCTTATTTCTATCTCTCATCACTAGTTAACTTTCATTACATGTTCTGTGCTTTCTGATTTTGTCATTAAGAGTCCATAAAATAAACCCATCCTTAATAGCCTGACTGAGATTTTTCCTCTTATATTACTCCTTCTTGGACTTGGAAtccacagaaaaagcacatGAATTGCCTAAATAATTATACTTCCTACTTTTCCactgaaatacatgtatgaaAACCTAAACTTGTGCCCTTTAATACTGGTTCTTTAAAGACTCACCAGTTCTTATTGATATTTTCCCCACAAACAGTTTCTCCGAGGAGTCCTCCTTTACCAGTCCTGTAGCTTTATTAAAATCTGCCTTTCTGGagttccttgttttgtttttttgccttAATCCTTTAGGTCTTAAATTTTTCATGGTTACTCTTACCAACCCACCTTACATGTGGTTATTCTCCACTTATTCTTGCTCTAGTACTAAATCATCGAATCACAGTATGGCTTGTGTTGGAACAGACTTCATATGTCATCTttttccaacccctctgccatgggcagggacacctcccactagattaGGTTGCTTaaagcctcatccaacctggccttgaacacttcaagggatggggcatccacagcttctctgggcagcgtCTTCCTGTGCCTCATGACCCTCTGAGTGATGTTTCTTCCTAATatataatctaaatctcccctcttttagtttaaaaccattacttcTTGTCCTATTGCTACAGTCCCTGATAAGAGTCCCTCCTTAACTTTCTTGTAGGTACCCTTTAGGTATTGAAAAGTTGTTCTCCAggggtctccccagagccttcccttctccaggctgaacaaccccaactccctcagcctgtctttgtaggagaggtgctccatcaCTTTGATCATCTTCAAGGCTCTCCTCTGGATTCGTTGTAATATGTCCATGTCATTCTTCTGCTGGAGGCCCCAGAGTTGAATGCAGGACTTCAGGTGGGATCtgatgagagcagagtagaaggggaaaaacacttccttcaccctgctggccactcttctTTTGTTGCAGGCCAGCATACAGTTGgcttttctgggctgcaagagcacattgccagctcatgtcaagcttctcatcaaccaacacctccAGGTCCTTCTTCTGAATTCATAAATACTCCCTTCTACTtgctttttccatctcttttgtCACTTTGTAGAAAAtaagcaaggaagaaaacagtttctAAAGCCCACTGCTGGTTAGTACTTatgtttttcctccatttcccTTAGATGAGCTCTGTACTCCTTTCTCTGTGCTTCACCATGAactcagcagtgctgctttgCATCAAAGCATACATCAGTGCAGACATCAGTGCAGCAGAGGCTAAAGACCAAACCCTTGATGCTTTTATGACAACAGATCTGATGAGATTCCTTAATCTGGACTGAAATCCTTTGGAATTCCTCTAGCTGTCTGAACCCATGAGATAACTCTCCAGATTTCTAAGACCTGAAAAGCCACTCTGATATCTTGGGCAGCTTAGCACTTACTGTAtaatgaagactgaaaactgttCCTATTGCTTATTTCCCTACAAACGAAGATTCAGGTGCTTTGATCTTGCTCAGCATCAACATGCACATTCTCTAGCAGTAAGTGCTTTGAGCCACACAATAAATTTTTGATAGAGCTTAGATCACATCCAGTAGCAGTCCTAAATGCAAAATTAGCCTTCAGTTCTGGACATGAAGTTTCCATACCAGTAACAgattccaaaaaaaaagccaatggACTAACTTGAGTCTAACCTAGGGTATTCACTAGCCTAAAATACGAATATGAATAACAAGAGATGAAAGGTGAATGTGATTAGATAGTGATTTCAATGAGGCCAATGATGAAAACATGCCTGCTTAGAGATGGGACAAGGGGAGATAGATATAATATTAGTTTAGAAATTAACAACAGAAAGGGGTTATTCACATTTATCTCTGCATACAACAGAAGAGGGGACACCCCGTTAATTCATAAATACCTGTAGAACTCACTGCTGTAAGATGTTATTACTGCTAAGAGgatattaaaaacaagaagagcCATGCACATGGGTAATAAGAACAGGTGTTAGTAAACAACAAGGTGTGAGAACCCATCATTCTACAAAGCACAAGGTTATTGCACAAGTAGGTGGACTTGCCCTTCTTGTAATCCACCATATGACTTTGTCAGCCTCTTAAACCAAGCTCTCGGAAACTTGCCTCTCAGCTCTAAGTATGAGCATACCTCGTCCATAGTAAAAGCCAGGGCCTAGTTTAAACAACCATCCACGTTTGCTGGTTTATTAACTGAACTAATACACCAGCTTCAAGTTTTACTTGACAAATTTTCTACCAGTTTTTTCAGCAATGTCTGGGCATCTCTGCCCTCAATAGAATGAACAACAGAGTAAATGTCATGTATGTACCTGAGCTTCAcacttacacttttttttattttctgaatggaCCATCAACTTGGCTAATGGATTTCTGGCTTTAATGGAGTTAAATGGATTTTCTGGCTTAATTAACATACCCATCCTTGACATTAAGAATAGACATTTGCAGTTAATTAATCATTCTCACTTTGAAGCagcattcaaaaatatttatatatatatatatattttggctTACAAGATAGCCAatgcatggaagaaaaaaatacaggagaagGTTAAGAAGATTAGAGGAATGCagggaaaaaagactttttggatttttttcacaTCAATAGAAATGTAGGTGGAAGTCTTCCTTACTGCAAAACATTTAGAGTGCTTCCCCATTTACCACATGGTTCTGCACATGGGACCATGGGACCACCTCAGACCATCCCTGGGATTGTAAACTCTTGGAGGGCAATCATTATCATAGTTCCTCTCACTGCTCTTCAGGATTGGAGAAATCATTTTGTAATGTTCAGCAGCCTCTGGTTTAGAACCGTCTGACTGTGGGAGTGTGCCCATGGGAGTCGACAAGCCCCAATCTGTTGACCAAGTTTGCCCTGTGTTAATTCCCTTTCTAGGGCACCATGTGAGGCTGCAACCTCTCTTTCATTGACAGAGCCAGATATTGCTTTTTACTAATAACAGATGTGCATGTTTTTAGGGAGTGTGATTATTCTCAAACATGacattcaattaaaaatacaggttAGAATGTCCTCTGAAGCATCGGAGGGTGAAATTATTCCTCTTATGCCCAAAACGCTGCTTTGTATTGAGTTTCTATATATACCCCACaaagaagtttaaaataaagtaataagtAATCAGCTTATTCTTGAAGAATGGGGCTTGCATTGTAgtcattttgctgttttccatgttttcattaaaagtatttgaatattttgaaaattttaaatccTTTAATTATACATGCATAATAAATGCCTAGTATCTTTCATTCTTGtatttatctgtttttgttttgttttgttttttctcctgtaacAGGTGGAAAAGGAATGAGAGGTTTGGAAAGAGGGACCCGTGTTCCAGGAATAGTTAGATGGCCTGGAGCGTTGCCTGCAGACATAGTTATCAGTGAACCAACAAGCCTTATGGACGTTTTCCCAACGGTGGTTCAGCTGGCTGGAGGGGTAGTGCCTCAAGACAGGTACAAAAGTGGCTTCATAAACCATGCTTGCTCTCCTTCCTTGATTTAGATCAAAGCTGACTATATGTCACACATCCTAATGCCTGTGGGTTAAATTCTATTAGTTGCTAAACCAGATAGTTCTCTAGCAATCTTCTGCTTAGTTTTCCCCATCTTACCTGATTCCATGGGAAAGGCAAACAACATGTGTTATCAAGGATCAGTTAGACAACTCAGTTTTCTAATCACTGAAAGGGAACCTGGCCTACTGGAGTCACTGGGATGACTTtggggggataaaaaaaaaaaaggaacttttatatgaaaaattgtaaattcaTAAAGCTGGTTGGTCCTATTAAAAAATACCTAAGACAGGCCCTTTCCTGGACTGGGATGCCTGGTTCTTTGTGAGTAGGGAAGATGGATCAAGCTGCCTGTATTTGGTACCAGTAATGGAGAAGTTCATTCCTCGGAAGTAAACAAATGGTAGCATCTATGTTAGACTCCTCTAAAGAACAAGTGAAAGGCTGGATGCCTACGGCATTCTgaccaaaaagcagaaaagtccttgtgTTGCATCACTAAGCCAACTGTCAGCCAGTTAACTAAGTGGCACTATTTTTACACAGCCCTAAGCTCACAGAGATATCGGTGACTTCAGTTTCAGGGAGTCAGATTAAAAGTGGTGACCCTTGCCTTTTCTATGGTTATCACTTGTTTACCCCTAGGAAAATTACATTAATGATAACCTATCTCTCCAGGATGTGTGAACTAAATGCAATTGCACAAACTGCTATTAACTACTAATCGCTGGCCTCCACCCTTCTACACAATTAAAAATGCCAGGGCTCGTTAGCTAAACAGTAGCTTATTCTAGAAATACCTGAAATCCTAATTCTGCATGCATGCATAGTGCATACCGCTCACACTCCAGCTGCAGGGTGAAACTCCTGAACAGCCTGGTGACCTCCGTCCTCTTCATCAGGGTCATCGACGGACGCATCTTACTGCCTCTACTGCAGGGGACAGCTCGGCACTCAGAGCACGAGTTCATGTTTCACTACTGTGGTGCGGTGTTGCATGCAGTGCAGTGGCACCAAAAGGACAGTGAGTATAAACATTCCCATCCTCCCGCTGATCAGAGATAATGTAACGACCTCTAATTTCCAGTACACTAGCATGTAAAAACATCTCTACACATCTGGAGTGTCTTTCTTTAAACTTCTGCAAGGTGCACAATGGCCGAGCTGTTCACTAGCTGTCCTGCCTTGCCTGAGGGAAGGGTTTTGCTTCCTGTGAAGCACAGTTTTAAGATTGCATGTTGTTGCTGTGTCTCTATTGCTTTTGCTGTGAAAGCACTCAGGATCAActttactttgaagaaaaaggaaCTGCACGCATAAGGTCTTTATCTTAAGGAGTAGTTTGTTTTCAGTAGCCCTACactatttgttttgttctttttcagctGTGGCATTAGGCAAGCTGACTGCAGCTGTAATGTTCTCTCTAGCTTTCAACAAGCACCAAATTTTTGCTGATGTCATCCTCCATTGAAGCATAAAATAGAATGGGCTAGCGCCTGGAAGCTCCTGCTCAGAATGGAGGGTGGCATCTGTGTGACCAAACAGAAGCAGTGATTCACCTCCTGACTAGCACATCTGGGCACATCATTAGCAAGTTAGATCAGTCGCACCTAAAAGTGCCTGCTGCTCTCCACTGACTAAAAAGGGAGCGGAGACTGCCCATATCGGATATAAAAATCTCCCTTATGTTAACTTAAAGTTACTTGAGATTAACTATGCCTTCTGTGAGCAGATGATGTGAGAGTATTTGTAAAGCTGACAAATTAGTCATCACTActatacatttttgtttgttttaattttgcacAGCTGGAAAAACTCAGAAGCCAATGGAGTAGGCTATACCTACTCACCTTCCTTTAGGAATTTGAACGAGCccctttgatttttgttttctgtatttatgaaGTGAGAGAATAATTACTGAGATCTTGTGAGACTACAATTAAGTAACAGTTACAAAATGCTAGGGTATGCCACCAACATCAGCTGTTCAAATTCAGCTGTTGGTATGCTGACAAGAAGCTGGCTGTTTGAGAAGTACTTTGAGTGCTGCCAGTGTGGTGAGATGTCAAGCAGCCCTGAAAATCTTTCTTATATCAATGTTAGCTGAGTGATCTTTCTTAAACTTATCTAGATTTTCTTTATGATGCTTTCTGATACTATGACAGTTTCAAAAATTAATAGTATGAAGACCAGAGTCTACCTGCTGAGAAAACACCTGAAAACTGCAAAACTTATTCATACTTGCAAACATTTCAGAATAGATTTCTCTGTTCCTGTCACAGACGAGATCGTTCTGCTAGAACACACAAGGGCATCAGGATAATTACTGAGAGCTTTGCAGCCCTTCTTGTTGGTGTGTATAAACACATACCAGGGTTGCAACACCAATTTTTTTTAGTCACGCTGCCAGTTTAAACCTGAGGTCAGTGCCCTTGACATCATGCCACAGAAGCCTGGCTCCGAGGCAGGAAGTCACTGAGCTTGGCTGGCAGGAAACGTGAGGGAAAACAACAAAGATCGAATGTGCTGCGCCGGGGGCCAGTGGCCGGGGCTGACGAGGGGGCTCGGCTGGGGGCCGGGCAGCAGCCGCCGAGCGGAGCGGGAGGGGAAGGCGCCGCCAGGGGGCAACGCGGCACCGCCACAACCGCCACAAACCGCCATAACCGCCGCAACCGCCGCCGCGCTCCGCCTCAGGGCGCAGCTACCGCGCTTGGGGGCGCCTCGGCGTGAGGCAGGCGTCAAATAAGCACTTTAGACAAAGAGATTAATAAATAATGGCAATAACAATTCCCTGGATCTCTGGCGCAGTTACCAGTCCCACTTTTCGTTTTTAAATTTGGATAAGCATGCAGACGAGCGTGCTCTCCCCTCCGATCACAAAAATCCATCACAAGTTGCTTATGAAGCAACCCACCCTGAGCATATGTTCTTGTGCTTTGGTTTGCACTGTGGAATGAACTTGAAGACTGTAACTTTAGAGCAAActctctgtgaaatagcttCTGGTTTCACAACAAATAACGCTCTCATCACTCTCAGATTTTGAGCAGATAGGACCAGAGAGTTAATTTCCAGTAAAGCACCCCCAAAGAAATATAGTGCAAATATCAAGCTATTAACACCTCTTTTGCTCTACTAATCAGTTTTTAATAGGTTGTATTACTTGCAATATAGACACAGATATGATatacagatgttatacagggTTATTTTGTCTTCCTCTGAAACTAAAGCACAGCTACAGCTCTCATGCATGCCTTTCTACAGTTTTTAACATTGAAACACACTGTGGATGGCTAGGGGATTGAAAAGAATAGGATGTTCTGCATATGAAAGACTAGCTTACCAAATATTACTCTTTTGCTCAACTTTCAGCTAGGGTAGAAATTCTGATTCTTTGCTCTGACAGCCATTCCTTCTTACTAGGCTGGCAGACGTTAAGTTTTCTTATAGTTGAGCCCACTGAAAGGTATATCACATTCATATTATGCATTTAATATCCGCTCCCTTGTATTTGCTGGACAGGCTGAATATGAAGCCATTGTGTCTTACTGTCAGGATCCATAAATTAAGCCCTTCACTGAAGCCAGAAGAATCCTTTGGCTGTATGTTAAAGTGTTTTCCTCTACCACAACACAATAAGACTTATTAGTGATAgcccatttctttctgctcaTTAAATTGATTGATTGTTACCAGATGGGTTTGAGAGATGTTTGGATGGAAGAAGcaggttttctttcccttagaTATATTACATTAACATGTTGCCCTAAAATTCACACACATTCTTCAAATTCCGTCAGAGATACTTCAGTAGTAAATTGTGTATCCCTCCTTGCCTCTTGGAGATGGCCCAAATCTCTGCTGGTTCCATCAATGCTGATTTCTACcaccttttttcatttttaattcttttttttccttttttttttttttattccctgaTCCCTCTGTAACCTCATTGTTTATTCAGCTCACCAACACAGGTTACAGTCAGCCTGACTCTGTCCTTCCGAATGACCTAACAAGGACCCAGCTCTCTCCCACTCTGCAACCCCAGTAATTCTTTGCAGCTGTGAAAAACAGATATTAAAATTTTTGCAAAATCAGAACAATTCTGCTTAGGCACTCT encodes the following:
- the LOC101799413 gene encoding arylsulfatase L isoform X4 produces the protein MVKQDVPLQPMEYHGGAGFHAAARGGDHRGAGGPAPTEAAACGRPLPEQIPGRTCSPWRGDHAGAGGKGMRGLERGTRVPGIVRWPGALPADIVISEPTSLMDVFPTVVQLAGGVVPQDRVIDGRILLPLLQGTARHSEHEFMFHYCGAVLHAVQWHQKDTVALGKLTAAVMFSLAFNKHQIFADVILH
- the LOC101799413 gene encoding arylsulfatase F isoform X3, with protein sequence MVKQDVPLQPMEYHGGAGFHAAARGGDHRGAGGPAPTEAAACGRPLPEQIPGRTCSPWRGDHAGAGGKGMRGLERGTRVPGIVRWPGALPADIVISEPTSLMDVFPTVVQLAGGVVPQDRVIDGRILLPLLQGTARHSEHEFMFHYCGAVLHAVQWHQKDNPGHGVVADLLTLCIQQPALQDITLFLCPGNTHSP
- the LOC101799413 gene encoding arylsulfatase L isoform X1, which gives rise to MVKQDVPLQPMEYHGGAGFHAAARGGDHRGAGGPAPTEAAACGRPLPEQIPGRTCSPWRGDHAGAGGKGMRGLERGTRVPGIVRWPGALPADIVISEPTSLMDVFPTVVQLAGGVVPQDRVIDGRILLPLLQGTARHSEHEFMFHYCGAVLHAVQWHQKDRGTTWKAHYVTPVFQPEDSRACFGRRICPCFGDGVTRHDPPLLFDLSQDPSEANPLSADTEPLFDTTVSRIGKAVEEHRRTLPPVPQQLSSYNNIWKPWLQPCCGMFPFCWCDKETNKADDMLKYQNQSTVSLKKVLIFTCTGLQSYRDGDKLHCNN